The genomic interval TCTTGTGACTGTCGATCTGATAAAACCATAGTATACCCCGATCTCCGATCCTCTCATTTGCACTTACACGGCTAAGAGTGTTGTTCAGGCAATAACAAATCTGCCTTGACTTCCGATCCTTCAATTTCTCGAACCAAATCGGTTTTCTTGACTTTCATACACAGGTCAAATAATACTTCTGCGAATTCATCACGGGAAATCTTGTTATCTTGCAGTCCATTGACATATTTATTTAATTCGTTTTGGATTTGCCCGGTGAGGTCATGCAGTTCTTTTTGCAAAGATTCTTTGGTATGGCGAATATTTTGCTCTAAACTTTCTGTCTGGTTATGTAAGGTTTTATCTAACCCTTTAACTTGCTCATTAAAGTTTTTCTGCGTCCGTTCTAGGTCTTGTTTGAATTCGGTGAAGTCTTCCGTATGGGTTACGGTCACATACTGAATTTTTTTCTCTAGGGCATAGGAATTCGATCGCAGTTCATTCGAGAACTGCTCTTTGAGCTGATTGAGACGATCTCCCATCTCTTGCCTGAGATCCTTGATCGTACTCTCCAATACCTCCAGTCGGGTATCGAGTTCCCGTTGCTGTTCGCCAAAGAGTAAGTCCCGGATCTGCTCTACATTTCCCAGGCGATCGCGCATATCTTTGGGTTGTCCTGGATCGTTCATCGTCGTTTTCCTCTCACACTCGCGTGAAATAGATGTCTTATGAGCGCTAAAAACTCATAACTTGGTGCTTTAACAAATCTCTTTGATCTTACTGGAATTTTTAGCGGATACAAGCTTAGACTAAAAATTTTAATCTTGCTGAGAGTAAATGTGACCTTCTTGAACCCGAAAAACCTGAGAAGAATGTAACCAATTTTGCTCAAATGCGCTTAAATGGGTGGTAGTAATCAGGGTTTGGAACCGGTCAGCGATCGCGTCTAAAAGCTGATTTTGGCGCGTTAAGTCCAATTCTGCTAAGACATCATCCAACAATAACAAAGGCGATTCTCCTACTACCTCAGAAATTAATTTTAATTCGGCTAACTTCAAGGCTAAAACGAGCGTTCGCTGTTGCCCTTGGGAGCCATACTGACGGGCAGGAGTCCCGTTAATATAGAAGTCTACCTCATCTCGATGGGGACCAACCAAAGTGCTTCCTTGGGCGCTCTCGGCGATCGCTCGATCTGCTAGTTTCTGGAAAAATGCCCCCTCAATAGCTTCTACCGGCGCTCGAGAATCCCCATCCCAAAATACACTCGGATTATAGGCGATCGATAATTTTTCGGTCGATCCACTAATACTGTCATGCCATGCCTGGGCAATAGGCGTAAGCCGCTCTAACACCCGAGCGCGTCGGCGAATTAAACGCACGCCCACAGAGACTAACTGGGCATCCCAGAGGGCTAACTCTTGGGGATTTTCCTGCCCCTCGGCCTCTTGAAAGTGCCGCAGTAGAGCATTGCGTTGACGCAAAACCTGCTGATATTGGCGTAACATCGGATCGTAGACCGGTTCGAGTTGCGTCAGGAGCGTATCGAGCCACAAACGTCGTTTTTCCGGAGATCCGCGCACCAAATCTAAATCTAAACTGGAAAACTGCACCACATTGAGCGCCCCTAAAAAATCCCTCCGTCGTCGCTGGACTTCCTGATTGAGTACTAATGTCCGGTTCCCACTCGCTCGCAAAACCAGTTTCAGGTCAATTTCGCCGGTTTGTCGCTCCAAAAGAGCGCCCACTTGACCGATAGACGGAGGATGATCCGGAGACTGAAACACCAAATCGCGATCGCCCTTTGCTCGATGCGATCGTAATGTAGACAACAGTTCCACCGCCTCTAATAAATTTGACTTCCCCTGGGCATTATTCCCCAGCAAAATAATTTTCGGAGCGCTAAACGTCACTGCCTGCTCCACATAATTGCGAAATTGCTTAAGATAGAGGTGCTTCAAATACATCAGTTCCCTTGCTTAACCGTCCTTCGCCACCGTTCAAAATACTCTATCGAGAGTATTAAACTCATGCCCACAGACCTCATTCTACTCATCGCTGCTTTGATCATTTCCTGGCTGGTCTTTACCTGGCTAGTGAAAATT from Roseofilum reptotaenium CS-1145 carries:
- the recF gene encoding DNA replication/repair protein RecF (All proteins in this family for which functions are known are DNA-binding proteins that assist the filamentation of RecA onto DNA for the initiation of recombination or recombinational repair.), whose translation is MYLKHLYLKQFRNYVEQAVTFSAPKIILLGNNAQGKSNLLEAVELLSTLRSHRAKGDRDLVFQSPDHPPSIGQVGALLERQTGEIDLKLVLRASGNRTLVLNQEVQRRRRDFLGALNVVQFSSLDLDLVRGSPEKRRLWLDTLLTQLEPVYDPMLRQYQQVLRQRNALLRHFQEAEGQENPQELALWDAQLVSVGVRLIRRRARVLERLTPIAQAWHDSISGSTEKLSIAYNPSVFWDGDSRAPVEAIEGAFFQKLADRAIAESAQGSTLVGPHRDEVDFYINGTPARQYGSQGQQRTLVLALKLAELKLISEVVGESPLLLLDDVLAELDLTRQNQLLDAIADRFQTLITTTHLSAFEQNWLHSSQVFRVQEGHIYSQQD